Part of the Musa acuminata AAA Group cultivar baxijiao chromosome BXJ3-10, Cavendish_Baxijiao_AAA, whole genome shotgun sequence genome, ATGGAAACAGTACAAATGATGCTCCATCTTGCGCTTCATCGACATCCACGCGACTGGCTACTTGGAATATATCTATTGGCTGTTGGTGGCAATCATGGAACTGATCCAGCATCTCTCCACCAGGCCAAAGTCTGGCTGTTGGTCACCGTCTCAGTCCGATGCTGATACCGAACTCTCTCCTTGCCTCACATTTATTGCTGCACAAAGGCAGAGATTTTATGCGTAATGCTCAGCCCCACAACCCCACGGATAACTAAAGAACAAAGAAGATAGATTGTTTGGATCTCCTCGTAGGACTAAGTTGAGGAGAGAGGAATTCAAGACTTCAGCTCTTTCTGTGGGAGGGGGGCTAACACAAAAAGTTTGAGGCAGCCAAGCACTTGTCTTTCTGAAGAGGATGTGTTCAACTCATCCATCCTTTAATTTTTGTGCAAACGGAATGGACATGAGATATTATCGAGGCATGCGATGGCTGTTGGAAAGACGGCAGGTTTACTGGCTGTGCAGGAACACAGTGGGACAGGTTGTGGAGCTTTCTCCTCCACAGGGTAGAAGGAATAATGGTGCTTCTCAGTCAGTGTATATCATTACATAGAACTACTGTATTCTTTGTGTCTCAGCCACACACTCGTATTGTATATCACAATGGTCATCGACTAAAGAAAAATCTCACATTGGATGTTTGTGATCTTCTCCTTCCCTTGATGCTCAGCCTTCTTCATTTGAATAACAGTTATGTCATACTCAGAAAAGGATAACAACACTGTTCGGTGTTTTGGTCAAAGGTAAGTAAGTTCAGGAACCGGGAGATGTTGGCTACTCATGAGTTGGGACTTCCAGAGTGTCTGAGAAGTCACTGAAGGAGTTGAGTGACATGTTAAGTCATATCATCCTCTGATTTGAGTGAACTTTCATGGGAAGGGTCAGAGCGTGGGTGGCCAAAGCACTGCTCAGTGGATCGCATGCAAATGGACACTTGGGAAAAGGTTTATGGAATCTAAGTCAGCTTTGGAATTAAAGTGCTTGCGATGGACAACGAGTCGTCGATGACAACTGCTGAAAGCAGAGCAATGGTCCTACTGCTTCCACCCACCACCTTCCTCACATTTACGTCGAGAGTTCTAATCCTCCTTACCGGACCACATGGTAATGGAACAAAAGAGAGCATGGAGAACCTGGACCGGAGCTGATGCGACATGGAGGGATCGGGCAAACGACGTGTCTAACAGTGGATCCTGTCTGATCTGATAAATCTGAGAACAAAGAAGCAAACAATGATTCAAGTTTACCTTCAGTTCATGCCTCCAATCTTGTAACGATGCCTTCTCTTGTGTTTTCACCTCCCCCGCCAAAACCAAGTTACTGGAGCAGGCGTGAGCGGGTGGCGGAAGATTTTGGGGAACACAAAGCTTGGCTCAGAGCGACGACGGATTTGGCCTGCTGTTGCTCCGTCACGCGGCGCAGGTCCACCGCGACAGCGCGGATGTTTTCGCGGTGGCGGGACGTGGAGCTGGGCCCTCAGAAGGAATCCCCATGCTTTGGGCCCCCCCCTCCTTATATGTCCAATCACGCATATGCCATCTCAATACATGCTTGAGATCATACATGGAAGTCAATatacatatgccatctctctctctctctctctctctctctctctctctctctctctcatgttacCAGGATACAATAATCTCAATTCATAAGCACCTCCTTAGGATGGGGAAGGGAATCTAATGGTGCAATACCCCATGTATTGCAATAAAAGGCCTGAAGTCTCAATGAGGATTGGGTAGGCGTGCGGTAGCTCCCAGGTCAGTTGTGGGTTAATGGCTCGGTGGGCAGAAAAGGGTTGCGGCACCTGTCGATCGAGCGACTTGTAAGCGCCGCGGTTTGCTGACCGGGAGCCAGCCATGTTTTGGTGCAAATGCATCCTCGGCAGTGTGCCATCAATTTTGTAATGAAGCATATCCACAGGGATCTCGACATTAAAGGCACACCGCGTTACTATTTCTTCGCCAGATTCCAACTCTTATCGATTTCACAGGGTCGCTCCCTTCCTGTCGCTTCATTGTAAGAGCAACCTCGTCGTCTCCGTTGATTAGAGATTTTGCTGCGTCATGGAAGACGAGCTGCTTCCGAGGTTGCCGCAGGAGATCGCTTGCGAGTGCCTCATCCGCGTCCCCTTCCATGCCTTCCCCACCGTCCGGGCCGTCTGCAAGAACTGGATGCACCACCTCGAGTCGCCCTGCTTCCACCGCCTCAGAAGGTCCGCCGGCCTCGCCCGGCCCTTTGTCGCCCTCGTCCAGTCCGAGTCCATCCCTCCCCAGCAGCAACCCTCTCTTGCCCCCCCAGTTTTCCGTCTCTCGCTCTTCGAGCCTGCCACCGGTGCCTGGACCTCGCTGCCACCGACCCCCGGCCGCTCCCACGGCCTCCCGCTCTCCTGCCGGTTGGCCGCCGTCGGGAGGGAGCTGGTGGTGGTCGGCGGATTGGACCGCCGCTCCTGGGCCTTCACCGACGACGTCCATGTCTTTGACGTGGTGTCCCGAGTCTGGCGCCGTGGGGCCCCCATGCCCGGCCCACGGCGCTCCTCCTTCGCGTGCGCCGGGTCGGAGGAACGCCGGATGGTGTTCGTGGCCGGTGGGCACGACGAGAGAAAGAACGCGCTGCGGTCCACGCTAGCCTACGACGTTGCGGCCGACGCGTGGGTCCGCCTGCCCGACATGGCGCGGGAGCGCGACGAGTGCCGCGGGTTGTTCGCGCGCGGCGCGTTCCGCGTCCTCGGTGGCTTCCCCACGGCGGCGCAGGCGCAGTTCTCGCGGACCGCGGAGGCCTTCGACGTGGCCGCCTGGAGGTGGGGCGACGTGGAGGAGGGGAAGCTGGCGGAGGCCGGGTACCAGCGCACATGCGTGGTCTGCGGGGACGGGAGGATGTGCATGTGCCGGCAGGGGGAGGAGAAGATGGAGGTGCTGCTGGAGGAGGGCGACGGGGCGTGGCGGCCGCTGGCGCACCTGCCTGACGACGTGAAGGCGTCGCTGCAGATGGTGGCATGGGAAGGGGGTCTCATGCTGTGGGGCGCCGGGGACAACA contains:
- the LOC103968897 gene encoding F-box/kelch-repeat protein At1g80440-like, which translates into the protein MEDELLPRLPQEIACECLIRVPFHAFPTVRAVCKNWMHHLESPCFHRLRRSAGLARPFVALVQSESIPPQQQPSLAPPVFRLSLFEPATGAWTSLPPTPGRSHGLPLSCRLAAVGRELVVVGGLDRRSWAFTDDVHVFDVVSRVWRRGAPMPGPRRSSFACAGSEERRMVFVAGGHDERKNALRSTLAYDVAADAWVRLPDMARERDECRGLFARGAFRVLGGFPTAAQAQFSRTAEAFDVAAWRWGDVEEGKLAEAGYQRTCVVCGDGRMCMCRQGEEKMEVLLEEGDGAWRPLAHLPDDVKASLQMVAWEGGLMLWGAGDNSRAQVAYIMDLKGGEGKGLMWRKVEMPKRFSGYAQTACCFEM